The Archangium primigenium genomic interval ACCTGGTGAGCGGCTGGCGCCAACTGGCCGAGCACGTCCAGGACTGGCGCCAGCGCGTGGCCCGGCCGGGCTCGCCGCCGTTGGTGGTGGGGTGGGGCTACAAGACGGCGAGCGAGCTGGCCTTCTACCTGCCGGACCGACCCGAGACCCAGTCGGATCCGGCCCTGGGCGGCACGGGGCTCGCCTATGACTTCTGGTGGGACCGGGTGGGGCCCCACGCGGATGCGCTCGTGGTGGTGGATGACCGGCAGCCGATGCGCGACGAGGCCACGCGCCTGGCGGCCCACTGCGGCGAGGTGCGCGCGCTGCCCCCCGTGACGGTGCGCCGGGGGGAGCGGCCGGTGACGACCTACCGGCTCTGGCACTGCCTGGACTGGCGGCGCGAGGCGCGGGCGGCTACAGCGCCCGGCCAGTCAGGATGAGGGTGATGACGGTGAAGTAGATGACCACGCCGGTGACGTCCACCAGCGTGGCCACGAAGGGCGCCGAGGCGGTGGCGGGATCCAACCCGAGCCGCCGCAAGAGGAAGGGCAGCATCGAGCCGCACAGCGTGCCGAAGGTCACCACGCCCACCACGCTCAGGCCCACCGCCACGCCCACCCAGGCGAAGTGCGGCCCGTAGAGGATCTCCCGCTCGGGCCACAGCAGGATGCGAAAGAAGCCGAGCAGTCCGAGGAACACGCCGAGCGTCAGGCCGCTGATCATCTCCCGGAGCGCCACCTTCCACCAGTCGTGCAGCGACACGTCGCGCACGGCGAGCGCGCGGATGATGAGCGAGGTGGCCTGGGAGCCCGAGTTGCCGCCGGAGGAGATGATGAGGGGCACGAAGGTGCCCAGGAACACCGCCTGGGCGACGGCGTCCTGGTAGTGCGCCATGGCGGTGGCGGTGAACATCTGCCCCACGAAGAGCACGGTGAGCCAGCCCACGCGCTTGCGCAGCATGCCCACGATGCCGATGTCCATGTAGGGCGCCTCGAGCGCCTCCATGCCGCCGATGCGCTGGATGTCCTCGGTGGCCTCCTCCTCGGCCGCGTCCAGCACGTCGTCCACGGTGATGATGCCCACCAGCACGCCCCGCGAGTCCGTCACCGGCAGCGCCACCCGGTCGTACTTCTCGAACATGCTGATGAACTCCTCGCGCTCGGCCGTCGCGGGGATGCTCACCAGTTGCCGGTCATGGATGTCGGTGACGGGGGTGCTGGGCACGGCCATCACGAGCGCCGCGAGCCGCACGTCGTCCAGGAGCCGGCCCTTCTCGTCCACGATGTAGAGCACGTGGAGGGTTTCGCGGCCCTGGCCGTGGGTGCGCACGTAGTCCAGCGCGGCGCCCGCCGTGAGGTTGCCCGGCAGGGTGAGGTACTCCGGCGTCATGTACCGGCCGGCGCTCTTCTCCGGGTAGCCCAAGAGGCTGCGCGCCAGCTTGAGCTGCTCGGGCGACAGCGACGTGAGCAGCCGCTTGGTCACCTCCGCCGGCAGCTCCTCCAACAGGCGCGTGCGATCGTCCGGCGCCATCTCGTCCAGCAGGTTCTTGAGCTGCTCGCGGCCCAGCGTGTCGACGATCTCCGTCTGCTGGGAGGGCGGCAAGTACTCGAACACCTGCGCCGCCGCGTCCCGGGGCAGCAGCCGGAAGATGATGCCGCTCTCGTCGGCGGGCAGATCCTCGATCACCTCGGCGATGTCCGCCGGGTCCACTTCCGAGAAGGCGTCGCGCAGCGCGCTCCAATTCTTGGCGGCGATGAGTTCGTCGAACTCGGGCTTGAGGAGGTTTCCCAACATCGCGATCTCCAGGCGCGGACGAAGGGGCGCATGGTGTATGAAACCCGTCGCCGGGGGTACGCAAATCGCTCCCGCGCCCGCGGAGGAAGACGATGGACGGCAAGGGCTCGCGCAGGAAGACATCCGCCCCGCTGAAAAACCCGGGGGCCGAGGCCCCTCCGTCCCGCCCGGCGGCCCCGGCGCCCGCCCCCCGCCCGGAACCCTTGCTCCCCCCACGGTCCGCGGCGACCGTTTCGCCGACCCCGGCGGCCCCGGTGTCCGCGCCTCGGCCCGCGCCCTTCGCCTCGCGCTTCGCCCCGGCGCCCGCCCCGGCCGCGCCGCGCCCCTTCTTCTCGCCCGTCATCGCCCAGGGGAGCGCCGAGGAGACCGAGCACCGGAGCTTTCCCCGGGCCAGCCTCGCCACGAGCGTGGAGGTGTGGGTGGAGCGGGACGGCGAGCGGCGCTTCACCGCCACGCTGCGCTCGACCAACGTGAGCGTGGGGGGCGCCTTCCTGGAGAGCACCTTCTTCCTGCCCCTGGACACCGAGGTGCGCGTGCGCTTCTCGCTGGAGCCGGGCGCGGCGCCGGTGGAGGCCCGGGCCCGGGTGGTGCGCGAGCAGCGGCCCCGCCGCGAGGGGGAGCCCTCGGGGTTCGGCGTGCATTTCGAGGAGTTCTACGGCCAGACGGAGGTGGCGCTGGCGCGGCTCTTCCTGGACACGCGCCTGCGCGCGTTCGCCGAGGAGTTCCTGCGCTCACCCCGCGCCCGGGGCCTGTCCAACGAGCTGGAGCGCGTGGTGGACGCGCTCGCGGCGTGGGAGCTGCTCAAGGCGCACACCGCCACGGATTCGTGGCGGGGCGAGTAGGGCCACCTCAGGCGTTGAGGGCCTTCTTCATCGCGTCCTCGATCTTCGACTTGGGCACGGAGCCGATGATCGTCTCCACGACCCGGCCGCCCTTGAAGATGAGCAGGGTGGGGATGGAGCGGATGCCGTAGTTCTGCGGCGTGCCCTGGTTCTCGTCGATGTTCATCTTGGTCACCTTGACCTGCCCCTTGTACTGGGTGGCCAGGGCATCGACGGACGGCGCGATGGCGCGGCAGGGCCCGCACCAGGTGGCCCAGAAGTCCACGAGCACGGGCTCGGCGGAATCCAGCACTTCCTTCTTGAAATCCCCGTCTTTAACGTTCACCACGTCGGCGCCAGCCATGTTGTTCTCCTCCGGTCCATGAACCATCCGGGACGGGGCCTGCTGTAATACGGGCCCCCAGGGCCTGCAAGCAGGCGTCCCCTCGTGGTTATTCGCTTGGTGAGATGCGGACGGAGCACGGGCGTTGCGCCCCGGGCGGCGGAGGGCTCAGTTGGCGCTTCGGACCCGGGCGGGGCGGTGTAGACTGCCCGCCGTGATGAGGCTCTTTCTTCCCCAGACCCAGCTCGAGGAGTGGGCCCTGGAGGACAAAGCGGACGTGCGCGACGGGGTGCTCCAAGTGACGGGCGAGGAGGGCGTGTACCCCGTGACGCCCGCGGTCCATGTGCTCCAGTTGGTGACAGGCGAGGACACCCATGGCCTGGTCACCAAGGTGAAGACCGAGGAGCAGCTCAAGTCCCTGGGCGCCGAGCAGATGGCCGACTCGGTGTTGCTCGGAGATACGGCATACGAAGTCGTCCCCGGTTATGTCGCCGAGGTGCCCGAAGCCCCCTCGGACGAGCCAGAGGCGGCCAGGCCCGATTCCGAGACCGATCTCCTCGCCGCCTTCCTTTTGAACAAGATGGGCTGACGCACCGGGCCCCGTGGGTTGTAGCCGCCATGAATCACGCGCTGGTCTCTCTCGCCTGCCACGCCTATGTCGTCGCGGCGTTGATCTACCTCGTCTACCTCGTCCGCCAATGGGACGCGCTCGCCACGGCGGGCCGCGTGCTCGTGGGCACGGGGCTGGCCCTGCACGGCGTGGCGCTCTTCGGGCTCTTCGGCGCCCAGGGCGGCCGGCCGGTGGGGGTGGCCCAGGGCTTCTCCACCTTCGCCTTCCTGCTGCTGGCCATCTTCCTGGTGGTGGACGTGCGCTACCGGCGGCCGGTGATTGGCGCCTTCATCACCCCGCTGGCGGTGGCGGTGCTCCTGCCCGGCCTGCTCCTGGACGCGGGCGGACCGCTGCCCCCGGACATGAAGCGGCCGCTCTTGCCCGTGCACATCACCATCGCGCTGTTGGGCGTGGCCGCCTCGGCGGTGGCCGCGGGCGTGGCGGTGATGTACCTGCTCATGGAGCGGCAGGTGAAGGGCAAGCGCTTCGGGCTGCTCTTCGCGCGGCTGCCCTCGCTGGAGTTCCTGGACACGCTCAACCAGCGGCTCGTGGTGGTGGGCTTCATCGCCCTGTCGGTGACGCTGGTGACCGGGGCCTTCTTCTCCAGCGCGGCGCCGGGGTTCATCTGGGCCTGGCAGTCCAAGCAGATCGCCACCCTGGTGGCCTGGGTGGTGTTCGCCGCGCTCGTGGGCGCCCGTGCCTTTGGCGGGTGGCGGGGGCGGCGCGTCGCGCTGTTGACCATGACGGGGTTCGGCTTGCTGCTGCTCTGCTTCCTCTCGTCGTATGACTTCACGCATCTGGCCGGAGGGTGGCGCTAGCATGGAGTTCCTGTGCATGGGGCTGTCACACCGCACCGCGCCGCTCTCCGTTCGCGAGCGGCTCGCGCTCGCGGAGACCCAGCAGGTGGAATTGCTGCGGCGCCTGGCCCAGGCGCCCCACGAGGCGTTGCTCGTGTCCACCTGCAACCGCGTGGAGCTGTACCTGGCCTCGCCGGACGTGGCCCGGGCCCGGGCGGGCGCCCTGGAGGAACTGGCGCGCTGGGGCGGCCCCGAGACGCTCGAGCACCTCTATGAGCACCGGGGCGAGGACGCGCTCGTGCACCTGTTCCGGGTGGCCGCCAGCCTGGACTCCATGGTGCTGGGCGAGGCGCAGATCCTCGGGCAGGTGAAGGACGCCTTCGAGCGGGGCCAGGGCTCGGGCGCGGTGCGCGGGGAGCTCACGCGCGTGTGCGCCGCGGCGTTCGGCTGCGCCAAGCGCGTGCGCACGGAGACGGCCATCGGCCGCTCGGCCACGAGCATGGCGAGCGCCGCCGTGGCGCTGGCGAGCAAGGTGTTCGACGGGCTCGGGGACAAGACGGTGCTGCTGGTGGGCGCGGGCGAGATGTCGGAGCTGGCCGCGCGGCACCTCAAGCAGGCCGGGGCCTCGCGCATGTTCGTGACCAACCGCACGCTCGCGCGCGCCGAGGCGCTCGCGGCCGAGGTGGGCGCCACCGCGCGGCCCTTCGAGGAGCTCTTCTCGCTGCTCACCCAGGCGGACGTGGTGGTGTGCGGCACGGCCTCGCCCCTGCCCATTTTCACCCAGGAGAACGTGGGCGCGGTGGGCAAGGCGCGCCGCTTCCGCCCGCTCTTCATGGTGGACCTGGCGGTGCCGCGCGACATCGCGCTGGACGTGGGCCAGCTGGACTGGGTGCACGCGTACGACCTGGACGACATCCAGAAGTTCGTGGCGGACAACGCCGCCGCGCGCGTCGAGGAGGCGCAGAAGGCGGGCGTGCTGGTGGCGCAGGAAGTGGCCCGCTTCGTGCGCGAGCGCGCCGTGCGCCAGGGCGTGCCGGTGCTCGCGCAGTTGCGCCAGCGCGGCGAGGCCATCGCCCGCGCCGAGGTGGAGCGCACGCTCTCCGCGCTGGGCGACAGCCTGGATGACAAGCAGCGCAAGAGCATCGAGGCCATGGCGCGCGCCATCGTCAACAAGCTGCTGCACGAGCCCACGGCGCGCCTGCGCGCGGTGGGCCCCGAGCACGAGGGCAACCGGCTGGCGGGGGCCGCCGCCGAGCTCTTCGGGCTCGACGAGTCCACGCCGCCGAACAAGCAAGGCCCCAACGTGCTGATCCAGGGAGGCAAGGGATGAAGGCCGTTCGTATCGCCACCCGGCAGAGTCCACTGGCGCTCTGGCAGGCCCGTCACGTGGGCGCGCTGCTCACCCGGCTCGACCCGGAGCTCGAGGTCTCCTTCGTGGAGATGACCACCGCGGGGGATCGCTTCCTCGCGGGGCCCCTGTCCACCGTGGGGGGCAAGGGCCTGTTCGTGAAGGAGATCGAGCAGTGCCTGCTCGATGGCCGCGCGGACCTGGCCGTGCACAGCCTCAAGGACATGACGTCGATCCTGCCCGCGGGACTGCTGCTCGCGGCGCTGCCCGTGCGCGAGGATCCGCGCGACGCGCTCTGTGGCCCCGCCGGCCTGTCCATCGAGCGGCTGCCGCGCGGCGCCCGCGTGGGCACGTCGTCACTGCGCCGCAGTTGCATCCTGCGCGCGCGCCGGCCGGACCTGGAGATCGTCAGCCTGCGCGGCAACGTGCAGACGCGGCTGACGCGCATGCGCGAGCTGGAGCTGCACGGCGCGGTGCTCGCGCTCGCGGGCCTCAAGCGCCTGGGGCTCGAGTCCGAGGTCGCCGAGGTGCTGCCCACGTCCCTGAGCCTGCCGGCGGTGGGGCAGGGCGTGCTCGCCATCCAGTGCCGCACCGAGGACGTCGCGGTGCGCGCGCTGCTCGCGCCGCTGGAGGACGCCACCACGCGCGTGGCGGTGACGGCCGAGCGCGCCTTCATGGCGCGGCTGGAAGGCGGCTGCACCGTCCCGCTCGCGGGACATGCCACGGTGGTGGGCCAGACCGTCCACATGCGTGGACTCGTGGGCCGTCCGGACGGCACGAAGGTGGTGGAGGGCGAGCGCAGCGGTCCGGTGGAAGCGGCGCTCACGGTGGGCGACGCACTCGCCGAGGAGCTGCTCGCGCGGGGCGCGGCGGACATCCTGCGTGATTTTGGTCGCGCATCCGCGCCGGAGCCCTAGAGTCCGGGGCGTGGAAAAGCGACTCGAAGGTATCCGCGTCCTCGTGACGCGCCCGCGTGAGCGAGCGGAGGAGCTGTGCTTCCTGCTCGAGGACGAGGGCGCGCACGTCATGCATGTTCCCCTGTTGGAGCTGGTGCCTCCGGAGGACGTGCGCCCGTTGCTCGCGGCCGCCGAGTCCATCCAACGCTACGCGTGGGTGGCGTTCGCCAGCCCCTCGGCGGTGGATGCGCTGATGGACGCGCTGCGCGAGGCGGGCACGACGGCCATGCTCTCGGCGGTGCGCCTGGCGGTGGTGGGACCGCGCACGGCGCGCGCCGTGGAGGGCCACGGCCTGACGGTGGCCGCCGAGGCGCCCGCGGGCACGGCGGAGTCGCTCGCCGAGGTGCTGCGGCCCGCGCTGCGGCCCGGGGACGAGGTGCTGCTGCCGGCGGCGGAGGAGGGGCGGCGCGAGCTGGAGGAGGCCTTGCGGGAGCAGGGCGCCCGGGTGACGCGGGTGACGGCGTACCGCTCGCGCGGCACGGCGCTGGCGGACGAGACGCGGCGGGAGCTGGAGGCCTCGCCGCCGGACGTGGCCCTGTTCGCCTCGCCCCGCACGGCGGAGGCCTTCCTGGAGGAGGCGGGCCGGGCGGGCCTGGGCGCGGCGCGGCTGGTGGCCATCGGGCCCACCACCGCCACGGCCCTGACGCACCTGGGCCTCGCGGTGGCCGCCGTGGCCGAGCGGCCCACGCCCGAGGCGCTGGTGGAGGCCACCATCCGGGCGATTCGCGGGTAGACTGCGCCCCTTTCGTTCGCGCCGTTCACGAGAGGGAGGGTCGATGCGGGGTCGTGGTTGGCTGGGGGTGCTGATCTGGGGCGTGTGGCTCCTGGGGGCAACCGCGCTCGCGGCGACGCCCCTGGGCGAGCCCTGCTCCCTGAATTCCGAGTGTGGTCCCGCGCCCGCCGTCTGCATCGATCCCGAGCAACGTCCCTCGGGGAGCGTGGCCTGGGTGGGGGGCTACTGTTCGCGCCCGTGCGCCGCGGCCCGGGATTGTCCCTCGGGCGCGCTGTGTGTCTCCGCCACCGTGGCCGGACGCGCGGCCGCCTACTGCCTCAAGGCCTGCGCGCCCGAGGCGGCCGGGCAGTGCCGCGCCCAGTACGTCTGTGGCGGCGTGTCCACCGGGGGCGACGCCTGTGTGCCCGCGTGCAGCGCGGAGCGCGACTGCGCGGCGGGCTTCGTCTGCCGCGCGTGCGACAAGCAATGCGTGCCCACGCAGAACCCGGGGGTGCGGATCGGCCAGACGTGTGACACCGATGCCGGGTGCGGCACGGGCGAGTTCTGCCTGTTCGTGAATGGCAACCCCCAGGGGGTCTGCTCCCAGCGCTGTGGCACCGAGGCCGGCACGTGCGCCTCGGCCTGTCCGAACGGCTCGAGCTGCCAGAAGGTGGGCGGTGACGAGGCGCTCCTGTGCGTGCGCGCCTGCGAGCAGGGCACCTGCCATCCCGCGCTCCAGTGCGCCGCCTTCCCGGAGGGAGCCCGTGGCTGCCTGCCTCCCTGCCGGGCACAAGAAGACTGTCCCGCGGGCTCCACCTGCTCCGCCTCCGGCCAATGCGTGGGCCCCG includes:
- a CDS encoding PilZ domain-containing protein; protein product: MSAPRPAPFASRFAPAPAPAAPRPFFSPVIAQGSAEETEHRSFPRASLATSVEVWVERDGERRFTATLRSTNVSVGGAFLESTFFLPLDTEVRVRFSLEPGAAPVEARARVVREQRPRREGEPSGFGVHFEEFYGQTEVALARLFLDTRLRAFAEEFLRSPRARGLSNELERVVDALAAWELLKAHTATDSWRGE
- a CDS encoding cytochrome C assembly family protein codes for the protein MNHALVSLACHAYVVAALIYLVYLVRQWDALATAGRVLVGTGLALHGVALFGLFGAQGGRPVGVAQGFSTFAFLLLAIFLVVDVRYRRPVIGAFITPLAVAVLLPGLLLDAGGPLPPDMKRPLLPVHITIALLGVAASAVAAGVAVMYLLMERQVKGKRFGLLFARLPSLEFLDTLNQRLVVVGFIALSVTLVTGAFFSSAAPGFIWAWQSKQIATLVAWVVFAALVGARAFGGWRGRRVALLTMTGFGLLLLCFLSSYDFTHLAGGWR
- the mgtE gene encoding magnesium transporter, with the protein product MLGNLLKPEFDELIAAKNWSALRDAFSEVDPADIAEVIEDLPADESGIIFRLLPRDAAAQVFEYLPPSQQTEIVDTLGREQLKNLLDEMAPDDRTRLLEELPAEVTKRLLTSLSPEQLKLARSLLGYPEKSAGRYMTPEYLTLPGNLTAGAALDYVRTHGQGRETLHVLYIVDEKGRLLDDVRLAALVMAVPSTPVTDIHDRQLVSIPATAEREEFISMFEKYDRVALPVTDSRGVLVGIITVDDVLDAAEEEATEDIQRIGGMEALEAPYMDIGIVGMLRKRVGWLTVLFVGQMFTATAMAHYQDAVAQAVFLGTFVPLIISSGGNSGSQATSLIIRALAVRDVSLHDWWKVALREMISGLTLGVFLGLLGFFRILLWPEREILYGPHFAWVGVAVGLSVVGVVTFGTLCGSMLPFLLRRLGLDPATASAPFVATLVDVTGVVIYFTVITLILTGRAL
- a CDS encoding uroporphyrinogen-III synthase; amino-acid sequence: MEKRLEGIRVLVTRPRERAEELCFLLEDEGAHVMHVPLLELVPPEDVRPLLAAAESIQRYAWVAFASPSAVDALMDALREAGTTAMLSAVRLAVVGPRTARAVEGHGLTVAAEAPAGTAESLAEVLRPALRPGDEVLLPAAEEGRRELEEALREQGARVTRVTAYRSRGTALADETRRELEASPPDVALFASPRTAEAFLEEAGRAGLGAARLVAIGPTTATALTHLGLAVAAVAERPTPEALVEATIRAIRG
- the hemA gene encoding glutamyl-tRNA reductase, with translation MEFLCMGLSHRTAPLSVRERLALAETQQVELLRRLAQAPHEALLVSTCNRVELYLASPDVARARAGALEELARWGGPETLEHLYEHRGEDALVHLFRVAASLDSMVLGEAQILGQVKDAFERGQGSGAVRGELTRVCAAAFGCAKRVRTETAIGRSATSMASAAVALASKVFDGLGDKTVLLVGAGEMSELAARHLKQAGASRMFVTNRTLARAEALAAEVGATARPFEELFSLLTQADVVVCGTASPLPIFTQENVGAVGKARRFRPLFMVDLAVPRDIALDVGQLDWVHAYDLDDIQKFVADNAAARVEEAQKAGVLVAQEVARFVRERAVRQGVPVLAQLRQRGEAIARAEVERTLSALGDSLDDKQRKSIEAMARAIVNKLLHEPTARLRAVGPEHEGNRLAGAAAELFGLDESTPPNKQGPNVLIQGGKG
- a CDS encoding MYXO-CTERM sorting domain-containing protein; translated protein: MRGRGWLGVLIWGVWLLGATALAATPLGEPCSLNSECGPAPAVCIDPEQRPSGSVAWVGGYCSRPCAAARDCPSGALCVSATVAGRAAAYCLKACAPEAAGQCRAQYVCGGVSTGGDACVPACSAERDCAAGFVCRACDKQCVPTQNPGVRIGQTCDTDAGCGTGEFCLFVNGNPQGVCSQRCGTEAGTCASACPNGSSCQKVGGDEALLCVRACEQGTCHPALQCAAFPEGARGCLPPCRAQEDCPAGSTCSASGQCVGPEPVDAGCPSCEGPRDAGTPPSPSPGGGTGPGTVMGPGCGCQGSAVNAPGFLGALAVLFVAARRRRCQRP
- the hemC gene encoding hydroxymethylbilane synthase, which encodes MKAVRIATRQSPLALWQARHVGALLTRLDPELEVSFVEMTTAGDRFLAGPLSTVGGKGLFVKEIEQCLLDGRADLAVHSLKDMTSILPAGLLLAALPVREDPRDALCGPAGLSIERLPRGARVGTSSLRRSCILRARRPDLEIVSLRGNVQTRLTRMRELELHGAVLALAGLKRLGLESEVAEVLPTSLSLPAVGQGVLAIQCRTEDVAVRALLAPLEDATTRVAVTAERAFMARLEGGCTVPLAGHATVVGQTVHMRGLVGRPDGTKVVEGERSGPVEAALTVGDALAEELLARGAADILRDFGRASAPEP
- the trxA gene encoding thioredoxin, whose translation is MAGADVVNVKDGDFKKEVLDSAEPVLVDFWATWCGPCRAIAPSVDALATQYKGQVKVTKMNIDENQGTPQNYGIRSIPTLLIFKGGRVVETIIGSVPKSKIEDAMKKALNA